In the Epinephelus lanceolatus isolate andai-2023 chromosome 6, ASM4190304v1, whole genome shotgun sequence genome, one interval contains:
- the zfr2 gene encoding zinc finger RNA-binding protein isoform X4 has protein sequence MAASNYFGFTHGAGPQYSTQPPPAYSHPSTASYSVQQAPAVAHAVTASYSPAPVQAARPVVTAPYPTYQSHQAPPDYAYRQPGTPAPPQPTTTPQTYQVYSETQDNYSYGRPAAVTTYDNKQYYQTSIATAQRTPTENYYQTVGVKSAYSPAPTTVYSQPPPPQRQVTALKPLAPSSSVSTSYNIYPVSTSVQQPPTPISSYTLGSSFGSTVSATTYSGISYSSYDSTGYTSTSTPSYYQPAQQTLTQPQPPPQQPQQPQPPIQPPPKQLTSSSWSNSGSNMVTAPAGNTYKKPTFHQSKLQKPKGPPKQPQLHYCDICKISCAGPQTYREHLEGQKHKKKEAALKSGGQTGASNGPRGVQTQLRCELCDVSCTGVDAYAAHIRGAKHQKVVKLHTKLGKPIPSTEPVLVNSAPVITTSTAGKPPVSSSTAASVSTTSTPAATPKQVAVNATAKTAAPVQKKPAPTKITVISNKPASAPAATLTAAAVVVAAKVEEQQSVQRMEPHSDDDDSDRAGGQGDIQPVGHDYVEEVRNDDGKVIRFHCKLCECSFNDPNAKDMHLKGRRHRLQYKKKVNPELPVEIKPSNRARKLQESKLKKQKQKAVLKRQRDDEQRWHMEMRRYEEDMYWRRIEEEQMYWGEQRRRMAPPPLMSRPGMPVPPLLTCVRRPDSPDDRHIMAKHSTIYPVEEELQAVQRIVSHSERALKLVSDSLLEKEAPAVETAATEGGEEKGTENAARLLKGVMRVGILAKGLLLRGDRNVELILLTAKKPTITLLKNIAKQLPKELETFSEDQYEVQAHPEEANIVIFSSKEPKMQVTISLTSPLMREDPATEKDKQAAGKAAEKGVAEKDPTDLLNKKKCLEYLAALRHAKWFQARANGLQSCVIIIRVLRDLCQRVPTWGKMPGWAMELLVEKVISSAAGPLSPGEAMRRVLECISTGILLPDGPGLMDPCEKEPTDALESMMLQAREDITASAQHALRLLAFRQIHKVLGMESLPASKASARNRKRRRDGSETGEGEGEGKKDKKEEALTA, from the exons TACCCAGCCTCCCCCAGCCTACTCCCATCCCTCCACAGCCAGTTACAGTGTCCAGCAGGCTCCAGCTGTGGCTCATGCAGTGACTGCGTCCTACTCTCCCGCTCCAGTCCAGGCAGCCCGGCCTGTGGTCACTGCCCCATATCCTACCTATCAGAGCCATCAGGCTCCGCCTGACTATGCCTACAGGCAGCCCGGCACCCCCGCACCCCCACAGCCCACCACCACCCCACAGACGTACCAGGTATACTCAGAAACG CAGGACAACTACAGCTACGGGCGTCCTGCAGCTGTGACTACCTATGACAATAAGCAGTACTATCAGACCAGTATCGCTACAGCTCAGAGGACACCCACAGAGAATTACTACCAGACTG TGGGCGTAAAGAGTGCTTACAGTCCAGCCCCCACCACTGTGTACAGccagcctcctcctccccagAGGCAGGTAACGGCCCTGAAGCCTCTGGCCCCATCCAGCTCTGTGTCCACCAGCTATAACATCTACCCAGTGTCCACCAGTGTCCAGCAGCCGCCCACACCCATTTCATCTTACACCCTCGGGTCCTCCTTTGGCTCCACTGTTTCAGCCACGACCTACTCAG GCATTAGCTACTCCAGTTATGACTCAACTGGCTACACCTCCACATCCACCCCCTCCTATTACCAGCCGGCCCAGCAGACTCTCACCCAGCCGCAGCCTCCACCTCAGCAGCCGCAACAGCCCCAGCCCCCCATCCAGCCGCCACCCAAGCAGCTGACGAGCTCGTCCTGGAGCAACTCGGGCAGCAACATGGTGACAGCACCGGCTGGCAACACCTACAAAAAGCCGACGTTTCACCAGAGCAAGCTGCAGAAGCCCAAAGGGCCTCCCAAGCAGCCCCAACTCCATTACTGTGACATTTGCAAGATTAGTTGTGCAGGCCCTCAG ACATACCGGGAGCACCTTGAGGGCCAGAAGCATAAGAAAAAAGAGGCTGCCCTTAAATCAGGAGGGCAGACAGGGGCCAGCAACGGGCCGAGAGGGGTCCAGACCCAGTTACGCTGTGAGCTATGTGACGTCTCCTGCACTGGAGTGGACGCCTACGCCGCCCATATCCGTGGGGCCAAACACCAGAAG GTGGTGAAACTTCACACCAAGCTGGGCAAACCTATACCTTCCACTGAGCCCGTGTTGGTGAATTCGGCTCCAGTTATCACGACCTCGACAGCTGGGAAACCTCCAGTATCTTCATCCACTGCTGCCTCTGTCTCAACCACTTCAACTCCCGCTGCGACACCCAAACAGGTGGCAGTAAACGCAACGGccaaaacagcagcaccagtcCAGAAGAAACCAGCTCCTACAAAAATAACTGTCATTT CCAATAAGCCTGCCAGCGCTCCAGCAGCTACATTGACAGCAGCAGCGGTGGTGGTGGCTGCCAAGGTGGAGGAGCAACAGTCCGTTCAGAGGATGGAGCCTCACAGCGATGATGACGACAGTGACAGAGCCGGAGGCCAGGGTGACATTCAGCCAGTGGGACACGACTACGTGGAGGAG GTTCGTAACGATGACGGCAAAGTGATTCGATTCCACTGTAAACTGTGTGAGTGCAGCTTCAATGACCCCAATGCTAAAGACATGCACCTGAAGGGGAGACGGCACAGACTCCAGTACAAG AAGAAAGTGAACCCTGAGCTTCCTGTggagatcaagcctagtaaccGGGCCAGGAAGCTGCAGGAGAGCAAGctgaagaagcagaagcagaaggcGGTgctgaagagacagagagatgatgaGCAGCGCTGGCACATGGAGATGAG GCGATATGAGGAAGACATGTACTGGAGAAGGATCGAGGAGGAGCAGATGTACTGGGGGGAGCAGAGACGCAGAATGGCTCCTCCACCGCTCATGAGCCGCCCTGGTATGCCAGTACCCCCTCTGCTG ACGTGTGTGCGTCGGCCAGACTCCCCTGATGACCGTCACATCATGGCTAAACACTCTACCATTTACCCGGTAGAGGAAGAGCTGCAGGCTGTTCAGAGGATTGTCTCCCACTCTGAGAGAGCCCTTAAACTAGTGTCAGACTCACTTCTGGAGAAGGAGGCACCAGCTGTTGAAACCGCTGCTAccgaaggaggagaggaaaaagg TACTGAGAACGCAGCACGGCTGCTAAAAGGTGTGATGAGGGTGGGCATCCTGGCCAAAGGCCTGCTGCTACGTGGGGACAGAAATGTTGAGCTCATCCTGCTAACCGCTAAGAAACCCACCATCACTTTACTGAAGAACATCGCCAAGCAGCTACCCAAAGAACTCGAG ACATTTTCTGAAGATCAGTATGAGGTGCAGGCTCACCCCGAGGAGGCGAACATCGTGATATTTTCAAGCAAGGAGCCCAAAATGCAGGTGACCATTTCTCTCACCTCGCCGCTGATGAGGGAGGACCCTGCTACTGAGAAGGACAAGCAGGCAGCAGGAAAAGCGGCTGAGAAAG GTGTGGCTGAAAAGGACCCAACTGATCTTCTGAATAAGAAGAAATGTCTGGAATACCTGGCTGCTCTCCGACACGCCAAATGGTTTCAG GCTCGTGCCAACGGGCTGCAGTCCTGTGTGATTATCATTCGGGTTCTAAGAGATTTATGTCAGAGGGTTCCCACCTGGGGGAAGATGCCCGGCTGG GCGATGGAGCTGCTGGTGGAGAAAGTGATCAGCAGTGCTGCAGGCCCGCTCAGCCCAGGAGAGGCCATGCGCCGAGTCCTGGAGTGCATCTCCACAGGCATCCTGCTACCAG ATGGACCAGGGTTGATGGACCCCTGTGAGAAAGAGCCAACAGATGCTCTGGAGAGCATGATGCTTCAAGCCAGAGAGGACATAACTGCCAGCGCACAG CATGCGCTGCGGCTGCTTGCTTTCCGTCAGATCCACAAGGTTCTGGGCATGGAGTCTCTGCCAGCGTCCAAGGCCAGCGCTCGCAACCGCAAGCGTCGGCGGGACGGCAGCGAGacgggagaaggagagggggagggcaAGAAGGACAAGAAGGAGGAAGCATTGACTGCTTGA
- the zfr2 gene encoding zinc finger RNA-binding protein isoform X5, which yields MAASNYFGFTHGAGPQYSTQPPPAYSHPSTASYSVQQAPAVAHAVTASYSPAPVQAARPVVTAPYPTYQSHQAPPDYAYRQPGTPAPPQPTTTPQTYQDNYSYGRPAAVTTYDNKQYYQTSIATAQRTPTENYYQTVGVKSAYSPAPTTVYSQPPPPQRQVTALKPLAPSSSVSTSYNIYPVSTSVQQPPTPISSYTLGSSFGSTVSATTYSGISYSSYDSTGYTSTSTPSYYQPAQQTLTQPQPPPQQPQQPQPPIQPPPKQLTSSSWSNSGSNMVTAPAGNTYKKPTFHQSKLQKPKGPPKQPQLHYCDICKISCAGPQTYREHLEGQKHKKKEAALKSGGQTGASNGPRGVQTQLRCELCDVSCTGVDAYAAHIRGAKHQKVVKLHTKLGKPIPSTEPVLVNSAPVITTSTAGKPPVSSSTAASVSTTSTPAATPKQVAVNATAKTAAPVQKKPAPTKITVISNKPASAPAATLTAAAVVVAAKVEEQQSVQRMEPHSDDDDSDRAGGQGDIQPVGHDYVEEVRNDDGKVIRFHCKLCECSFNDPNAKDMHLKGRRHRLQYKKKVNPELPVEIKPSNRARKLQESKLKKQKQKAVLKRQRDDEQRWHMEMRSDPWPKRYEEDMYWRRIEEEQMYWGEQRRRMAPPPLMSRPGMPVPPLLTCVRRPDSPDDRHIMAKHSTIYPVEEELQAVQRIVSHSERALKLVSDSLLEKEAPAVETAATEGGEEKGTENAARLLKGVMRVGILAKGLLLRGDRNVELILLTAKKPTITLLKNIAKQLPKELETFSEDQYEVQAHPEEANIVIFSSKEPKMQVTISLTSPLMREDPATEKDKQAAGKAAEKGVAEKDPTDLLNKKKCLEYLAALRHAKWFQARANGLQSCVIIIRVLRDLCQRVPTWGKMPGWAMELLVEKVISSAAGPLSPGEAMRRVLECISTGILLPDGPGLMDPCEKEPTDALESMMLQAREDITASAQHALRLLAFRQIHKVLGMESLPASKASARNRKRRRDGSETGEGEGEGKKDKKEEALTA from the exons TACCCAGCCTCCCCCAGCCTACTCCCATCCCTCCACAGCCAGTTACAGTGTCCAGCAGGCTCCAGCTGTGGCTCATGCAGTGACTGCGTCCTACTCTCCCGCTCCAGTCCAGGCAGCCCGGCCTGTGGTCACTGCCCCATATCCTACCTATCAGAGCCATCAGGCTCCGCCTGACTATGCCTACAGGCAGCCCGGCACCCCCGCACCCCCACAGCCCACCACCACCCCACAGACGTACCAG GACAACTACAGCTACGGGCGTCCTGCAGCTGTGACTACCTATGACAATAAGCAGTACTATCAGACCAGTATCGCTACAGCTCAGAGGACACCCACAGAGAATTACTACCAGACTG TGGGCGTAAAGAGTGCTTACAGTCCAGCCCCCACCACTGTGTACAGccagcctcctcctccccagAGGCAGGTAACGGCCCTGAAGCCTCTGGCCCCATCCAGCTCTGTGTCCACCAGCTATAACATCTACCCAGTGTCCACCAGTGTCCAGCAGCCGCCCACACCCATTTCATCTTACACCCTCGGGTCCTCCTTTGGCTCCACTGTTTCAGCCACGACCTACTCAG GCATTAGCTACTCCAGTTATGACTCAACTGGCTACACCTCCACATCCACCCCCTCCTATTACCAGCCGGCCCAGCAGACTCTCACCCAGCCGCAGCCTCCACCTCAGCAGCCGCAACAGCCCCAGCCCCCCATCCAGCCGCCACCCAAGCAGCTGACGAGCTCGTCCTGGAGCAACTCGGGCAGCAACATGGTGACAGCACCGGCTGGCAACACCTACAAAAAGCCGACGTTTCACCAGAGCAAGCTGCAGAAGCCCAAAGGGCCTCCCAAGCAGCCCCAACTCCATTACTGTGACATTTGCAAGATTAGTTGTGCAGGCCCTCAG ACATACCGGGAGCACCTTGAGGGCCAGAAGCATAAGAAAAAAGAGGCTGCCCTTAAATCAGGAGGGCAGACAGGGGCCAGCAACGGGCCGAGAGGGGTCCAGACCCAGTTACGCTGTGAGCTATGTGACGTCTCCTGCACTGGAGTGGACGCCTACGCCGCCCATATCCGTGGGGCCAAACACCAGAAG GTGGTGAAACTTCACACCAAGCTGGGCAAACCTATACCTTCCACTGAGCCCGTGTTGGTGAATTCGGCTCCAGTTATCACGACCTCGACAGCTGGGAAACCTCCAGTATCTTCATCCACTGCTGCCTCTGTCTCAACCACTTCAACTCCCGCTGCGACACCCAAACAGGTGGCAGTAAACGCAACGGccaaaacagcagcaccagtcCAGAAGAAACCAGCTCCTACAAAAATAACTGTCATTT CCAATAAGCCTGCCAGCGCTCCAGCAGCTACATTGACAGCAGCAGCGGTGGTGGTGGCTGCCAAGGTGGAGGAGCAACAGTCCGTTCAGAGGATGGAGCCTCACAGCGATGATGACGACAGTGACAGAGCCGGAGGCCAGGGTGACATTCAGCCAGTGGGACACGACTACGTGGAGGAG GTTCGTAACGATGACGGCAAAGTGATTCGATTCCACTGTAAACTGTGTGAGTGCAGCTTCAATGACCCCAATGCTAAAGACATGCACCTGAAGGGGAGACGGCACAGACTCCAGTACAAG AAGAAAGTGAACCCTGAGCTTCCTGTggagatcaagcctagtaaccGGGCCAGGAAGCTGCAGGAGAGCAAGctgaagaagcagaagcagaaggcGGTgctgaagagacagagagatgatgaGCAGCGCTGGCACATGGAGATGAGGTCAGACCCATGGCCAAA GCGATATGAGGAAGACATGTACTGGAGAAGGATCGAGGAGGAGCAGATGTACTGGGGGGAGCAGAGACGCAGAATGGCTCCTCCACCGCTCATGAGCCGCCCTGGTATGCCAGTACCCCCTCTGCTG ACGTGTGTGCGTCGGCCAGACTCCCCTGATGACCGTCACATCATGGCTAAACACTCTACCATTTACCCGGTAGAGGAAGAGCTGCAGGCTGTTCAGAGGATTGTCTCCCACTCTGAGAGAGCCCTTAAACTAGTGTCAGACTCACTTCTGGAGAAGGAGGCACCAGCTGTTGAAACCGCTGCTAccgaaggaggagaggaaaaagg TACTGAGAACGCAGCACGGCTGCTAAAAGGTGTGATGAGGGTGGGCATCCTGGCCAAAGGCCTGCTGCTACGTGGGGACAGAAATGTTGAGCTCATCCTGCTAACCGCTAAGAAACCCACCATCACTTTACTGAAGAACATCGCCAAGCAGCTACCCAAAGAACTCGAG ACATTTTCTGAAGATCAGTATGAGGTGCAGGCTCACCCCGAGGAGGCGAACATCGTGATATTTTCAAGCAAGGAGCCCAAAATGCAGGTGACCATTTCTCTCACCTCGCCGCTGATGAGGGAGGACCCTGCTACTGAGAAGGACAAGCAGGCAGCAGGAAAAGCGGCTGAGAAAG GTGTGGCTGAAAAGGACCCAACTGATCTTCTGAATAAGAAGAAATGTCTGGAATACCTGGCTGCTCTCCGACACGCCAAATGGTTTCAG GCTCGTGCCAACGGGCTGCAGTCCTGTGTGATTATCATTCGGGTTCTAAGAGATTTATGTCAGAGGGTTCCCACCTGGGGGAAGATGCCCGGCTGG GCGATGGAGCTGCTGGTGGAGAAAGTGATCAGCAGTGCTGCAGGCCCGCTCAGCCCAGGAGAGGCCATGCGCCGAGTCCTGGAGTGCATCTCCACAGGCATCCTGCTACCAG ATGGACCAGGGTTGATGGACCCCTGTGAGAAAGAGCCAACAGATGCTCTGGAGAGCATGATGCTTCAAGCCAGAGAGGACATAACTGCCAGCGCACAG CATGCGCTGCGGCTGCTTGCTTTCCGTCAGATCCACAAGGTTCTGGGCATGGAGTCTCTGCCAGCGTCCAAGGCCAGCGCTCGCAACCGCAAGCGTCGGCGGGACGGCAGCGAGacgggagaaggagagggggagggcaAGAAGGACAAGAAGGAGGAAGCATTGACTGCTTGA
- the zfr2 gene encoding zinc finger RNA-binding protein isoform X6, which yields MAASNYFGFTHGAGPQYSTQPPPAYSHPSTASYSVQQAPAVAHAVTASYSPAPVQAARPVVTAPYPTYQSHQAPPDYAYRQPGTPAPPQPTTTPQTYQVYSETDNYSYGRPAAVTTYDNKQYYQTSIATAQRTPTENYYQTVGVKSAYSPAPTTVYSQPPPPQRQVTALKPLAPSSSVSTSYNIYPVSTSVQQPPTPISSYTLGSSFGSTVSATTYSGISYSSYDSTGYTSTSTPSYYQPAQQTLTQPQPPPQQPQQPQPPIQPPPKQLTSSSWSNSGSNMVTAPAGNTYKKPTFHQSKLQKPKGPPKQPQLHYCDICKISCAGPQTYREHLEGQKHKKKEAALKSGGQTGASNGPRGVQTQLRCELCDVSCTGVDAYAAHIRGAKHQKVVKLHTKLGKPIPSTEPVLVNSAPVITTSTAGKPPVSSSTAASVSTTSTPAATPKQVAVNATAKTAAPVQKKPAPTKITVISNKPASAPAATLTAAAVVVAAKVEEQQSVQRMEPHSDDDDSDRAGGQGDIQPVGHDYVEEVRNDDGKVIRFHCKLCECSFNDPNAKDMHLKGRRHRLQYKKKVNPELPVEIKPSNRARKLQESKLKKQKQKAVLKRQRDDEQRWHMEMRRYEEDMYWRRIEEEQMYWGEQRRRMAPPPLMSRPGMPVPPLLTCVRRPDSPDDRHIMAKHSTIYPVEEELQAVQRIVSHSERALKLVSDSLLEKEAPAVETAATEGGEEKGTENAARLLKGVMRVGILAKGLLLRGDRNVELILLTAKKPTITLLKNIAKQLPKELETFSEDQYEVQAHPEEANIVIFSSKEPKMQVTISLTSPLMREDPATEKDKQAAGKAAEKGVAEKDPTDLLNKKKCLEYLAALRHAKWFQARANGLQSCVIIIRVLRDLCQRVPTWGKMPGWAMELLVEKVISSAAGPLSPGEAMRRVLECISTGILLPDGPGLMDPCEKEPTDALESMMLQAREDITASAQHALRLLAFRQIHKVLGMESLPASKASARNRKRRRDGSETGEGEGEGKKDKKEEALTA from the exons TACCCAGCCTCCCCCAGCCTACTCCCATCCCTCCACAGCCAGTTACAGTGTCCAGCAGGCTCCAGCTGTGGCTCATGCAGTGACTGCGTCCTACTCTCCCGCTCCAGTCCAGGCAGCCCGGCCTGTGGTCACTGCCCCATATCCTACCTATCAGAGCCATCAGGCTCCGCCTGACTATGCCTACAGGCAGCCCGGCACCCCCGCACCCCCACAGCCCACCACCACCCCACAGACGTACCAGGTATACTCAGAAACG GACAACTACAGCTACGGGCGTCCTGCAGCTGTGACTACCTATGACAATAAGCAGTACTATCAGACCAGTATCGCTACAGCTCAGAGGACACCCACAGAGAATTACTACCAGACTG TGGGCGTAAAGAGTGCTTACAGTCCAGCCCCCACCACTGTGTACAGccagcctcctcctccccagAGGCAGGTAACGGCCCTGAAGCCTCTGGCCCCATCCAGCTCTGTGTCCACCAGCTATAACATCTACCCAGTGTCCACCAGTGTCCAGCAGCCGCCCACACCCATTTCATCTTACACCCTCGGGTCCTCCTTTGGCTCCACTGTTTCAGCCACGACCTACTCAG GCATTAGCTACTCCAGTTATGACTCAACTGGCTACACCTCCACATCCACCCCCTCCTATTACCAGCCGGCCCAGCAGACTCTCACCCAGCCGCAGCCTCCACCTCAGCAGCCGCAACAGCCCCAGCCCCCCATCCAGCCGCCACCCAAGCAGCTGACGAGCTCGTCCTGGAGCAACTCGGGCAGCAACATGGTGACAGCACCGGCTGGCAACACCTACAAAAAGCCGACGTTTCACCAGAGCAAGCTGCAGAAGCCCAAAGGGCCTCCCAAGCAGCCCCAACTCCATTACTGTGACATTTGCAAGATTAGTTGTGCAGGCCCTCAG ACATACCGGGAGCACCTTGAGGGCCAGAAGCATAAGAAAAAAGAGGCTGCCCTTAAATCAGGAGGGCAGACAGGGGCCAGCAACGGGCCGAGAGGGGTCCAGACCCAGTTACGCTGTGAGCTATGTGACGTCTCCTGCACTGGAGTGGACGCCTACGCCGCCCATATCCGTGGGGCCAAACACCAGAAG GTGGTGAAACTTCACACCAAGCTGGGCAAACCTATACCTTCCACTGAGCCCGTGTTGGTGAATTCGGCTCCAGTTATCACGACCTCGACAGCTGGGAAACCTCCAGTATCTTCATCCACTGCTGCCTCTGTCTCAACCACTTCAACTCCCGCTGCGACACCCAAACAGGTGGCAGTAAACGCAACGGccaaaacagcagcaccagtcCAGAAGAAACCAGCTCCTACAAAAATAACTGTCATTT CCAATAAGCCTGCCAGCGCTCCAGCAGCTACATTGACAGCAGCAGCGGTGGTGGTGGCTGCCAAGGTGGAGGAGCAACAGTCCGTTCAGAGGATGGAGCCTCACAGCGATGATGACGACAGTGACAGAGCCGGAGGCCAGGGTGACATTCAGCCAGTGGGACACGACTACGTGGAGGAG GTTCGTAACGATGACGGCAAAGTGATTCGATTCCACTGTAAACTGTGTGAGTGCAGCTTCAATGACCCCAATGCTAAAGACATGCACCTGAAGGGGAGACGGCACAGACTCCAGTACAAG AAGAAAGTGAACCCTGAGCTTCCTGTggagatcaagcctagtaaccGGGCCAGGAAGCTGCAGGAGAGCAAGctgaagaagcagaagcagaaggcGGTgctgaagagacagagagatgatgaGCAGCGCTGGCACATGGAGATGAG GCGATATGAGGAAGACATGTACTGGAGAAGGATCGAGGAGGAGCAGATGTACTGGGGGGAGCAGAGACGCAGAATGGCTCCTCCACCGCTCATGAGCCGCCCTGGTATGCCAGTACCCCCTCTGCTG ACGTGTGTGCGTCGGCCAGACTCCCCTGATGACCGTCACATCATGGCTAAACACTCTACCATTTACCCGGTAGAGGAAGAGCTGCAGGCTGTTCAGAGGATTGTCTCCCACTCTGAGAGAGCCCTTAAACTAGTGTCAGACTCACTTCTGGAGAAGGAGGCACCAGCTGTTGAAACCGCTGCTAccgaaggaggagaggaaaaagg TACTGAGAACGCAGCACGGCTGCTAAAAGGTGTGATGAGGGTGGGCATCCTGGCCAAAGGCCTGCTGCTACGTGGGGACAGAAATGTTGAGCTCATCCTGCTAACCGCTAAGAAACCCACCATCACTTTACTGAAGAACATCGCCAAGCAGCTACCCAAAGAACTCGAG ACATTTTCTGAAGATCAGTATGAGGTGCAGGCTCACCCCGAGGAGGCGAACATCGTGATATTTTCAAGCAAGGAGCCCAAAATGCAGGTGACCATTTCTCTCACCTCGCCGCTGATGAGGGAGGACCCTGCTACTGAGAAGGACAAGCAGGCAGCAGGAAAAGCGGCTGAGAAAG GTGTGGCTGAAAAGGACCCAACTGATCTTCTGAATAAGAAGAAATGTCTGGAATACCTGGCTGCTCTCCGACACGCCAAATGGTTTCAG GCTCGTGCCAACGGGCTGCAGTCCTGTGTGATTATCATTCGGGTTCTAAGAGATTTATGTCAGAGGGTTCCCACCTGGGGGAAGATGCCCGGCTGG GCGATGGAGCTGCTGGTGGAGAAAGTGATCAGCAGTGCTGCAGGCCCGCTCAGCCCAGGAGAGGCCATGCGCCGAGTCCTGGAGTGCATCTCCACAGGCATCCTGCTACCAG ATGGACCAGGGTTGATGGACCCCTGTGAGAAAGAGCCAACAGATGCTCTGGAGAGCATGATGCTTCAAGCCAGAGAGGACATAACTGCCAGCGCACAG CATGCGCTGCGGCTGCTTGCTTTCCGTCAGATCCACAAGGTTCTGGGCATGGAGTCTCTGCCAGCGTCCAAGGCCAGCGCTCGCAACCGCAAGCGTCGGCGGGACGGCAGCGAGacgggagaaggagagggggagggcaAGAAGGACAAGAAGGAGGAAGCATTGACTGCTTGA